In Pungitius pungitius chromosome 2, fPunPun2.1, whole genome shotgun sequence, a single window of DNA contains:
- the tomm5 gene encoding mitochondrial import receptor subunit TOM5 homolog, producing the protein MFKLEGLGPKMDPEEMKKKMRQDVISSLRNFLIYVALLRATPFVLKKLDSI; encoded by the exons ATGTTCAAACTGGAAGGACTCGGGCCTAAAATGGAcccggaggagatgaagaagaaaatgcGACAAGATGTCATCTCATCTTTACGAAACTTTCTTATTTACGTCGCCCTTCTCCGGGCCA cCCCATTTGTGTTAAAGAAGCTGGACAGCATATGA
- the grhpra gene encoding glyoxylate reductase/hydroxypyruvate reductase, with protein sequence MQTVVKVMKVFVTRRIPPEGMKILSAAGVCEVSLWDSDEPVQREELLRGVQGAHGLLCLLSDKIDAEVLDAAGPNLKVISTLSVGFDHMALDEIKKRGIRVGYTPDVLTDATAELTVALLLSAARRLPEGIEEVKNGGWSSWKPLWLCGYGLSGSTVGVIGLGRIGMAIARRLMPFGVKRLLYSGRTAKAYAAELKGEFVPLDTLLAESDFIVVSCSLTPETQGLCDRAFFSKMKNTAVFVNSSRGTVVNQEDLHEALTSGKIAAAGLDVTTPEPLPTNHPLLSLKNCVVLPHIGSATYSTRGIMGALSAQNLLGGLQGTDMPSELTF encoded by the exons ATGCAGACAGTTGTAAAAGTCATGAAAGTATTCGTGACGAGGCGCATCCCGCCGGAGGGGATGAAGATCCTGTCAGCGGCTGGAGT GTGTGAGGTGTCTCTGTGGGACTCGGATGAACCCGTGCAGAGGGAAGAGCTGCTCAGAGGTGTCCAGGGGGCTCACGGTCTCCTGTGTCTGCTGTCAGACAAGATCGATGCAGAGGTTCTGGATGCTGCAG GGCCGAACCTGAAAGTCATCAGCACCCTGTCCGTGGGGTTTGACCACATGGCACTCGACGAAATAAAAAAACG TGGCATACGCGTTGGATACACTCCAGACGTCCTGACAGACGCCACAGCAGAGCTGACCGTAGCTCTACTGCTGTCCGCTGCCCGCAGATTACCAGAGGGAATAGAAGAGGTCAAGAA tggaGGCTGGAGCTCGTGGAAGCCTCTCTGGCTGTGTGGTTACGGCCTTTCTGGCAGCACAGTGGGAGTCATTGGCTTGGGACGTATTG GCATGGCCATTGCTCGGAGACTCATGCCCTTTGGAGTGAAAAGGCTGCTGTACTCCGGGAGAACAGCCAAAGCCTACGCCGCCGAGCTGAAAGGAGAGTTTG TTCCCTTGGATACACTGCTGGCTGAGAGCGACTTCATTGTGGTTTCCTGCTCCCTGACACCAGAAACCCAGGGGCTGTGTGACAGGGCCTTCTTCAGCAAGATGAAAAACACAGCCGTGTTTGTCAACTCAAGCAG GGGAACCGTGGTGAACCAGGAGGATCTGCACGAGGCTTTGACCAGCGGAAAGATAGCTGCAGCTGGACTGGATGTCACAACACCTGAGCCGCTCCCGACAAACCACCCTCTCCTGTCCTTAAAGAACTGTG TGGTGTTGCCACATATTGGCAGTGCCACCTACTCCACGAGAGGCATCATGGGAGCTTTGTCAGCTCAAAACCTGCTGGGAGGTTTACAGGGCACAGACATGCCCAGTGAACTCACCTTCTAG
- the LOC119210917 gene encoding zinc finger and BTB domain-containing protein 5-like yields MDFPGHFQYIFQQLNQQRLCGQLCDCVVLVGTQSFRAHRSILAACSSHFRALLSSSNTRVKVDGPGSDSDGPCVIELDPEVVTPEAFSTLLDMIYTSTLSPGTSNVMDVLLAASHLHLNNVVKIYKLHLSSRNFPPLPPKGWRSVQHATSVMEECSDEEEAGVEVSQSGGVEDQGASGQVGGERGAAPFAYKRKSEEDGLGHRKKSRRPAEGHYKECLLTVTRSTSTEEGRVALLSTDPLKTINRLWESRGKKKKKPQGGEFQLPRPSNFTMGGVGVWKDGDTEGDSVVKIKVEKGELPKLIEGGNENSAGLAHNSPPPPPPEHSNDNFDSPPSEEKTAPVRPLPSQLCVGLQTDSQREAGPLGEGSVDVKSEGLSELALPCFLNLRRESVMGAWEEGDILASLTPAAVAAATASDAPAGDAGELCQNSEISTAQPSDSSLVFPVIPDPLQQLFPTAGPDFSDPPALQPTQNPLAGFPVSSRSRRKKSLIQPPEDGKSFCRVSPEAPGHEASPEDSSKGPCWTGASEDNVQQVKGERKYACKICCKTFVKFRQCKEHIHSHTSKTLSKV; encoded by the coding sequence ATGGACTTCCCCGGTCATTTCCAGTATATTTTCCAGCAGCTCAACCAGCAGCGGCTGTGTGGTCAGCTGTGTGACTGCGTGGTGCTGGTCGGAACCCAGAGCTTCCGGGCTCACCGCTCCATCCTGGCGGCATGCAGCTCCCACTTCAGGGCTCTTCTGAGCTCCAGCAACACTCGTGTTAAGGTCGATGGGCCCGGAAGTGACTCCGATGGCCCCTGTGTGATTGAGCTAGACCCAGAGGTGGTGACCCCAGAGGCCTTCTCCACCTTGCTGGACATGATCTACACCTCCACCCTCTCCCCGGGGACCTCCAATGTGATGGATGTACTGTTGGCGGCGTCGCACCTGCATCTCAACAACGTTGTCAAGATCTACAAGCTCCACCTGTCCAGCAGGAACTTTCCCCCGTTACCCCCGAAAGGCTGGCGGTCAGTGCAACACGCCACTTCGGTCATGGAGGAGTGCAGCGACGAGGAGGAAGCCGGGGTGGAGGTCAGTCAGTCTGGTGGGGTTGAAGACCAGGGGGCGAGCGGCCAGGTCGGTGGGGAGCGAGGTGCTGCACCGTTTGCGTACAAGAGGAAGTCTGAAGAGGACGGGCTCGGCCACAGAAAGAAGTCCCGCAGGCCGGCCGAGGGACACTATAAGGAATGTTTACTTACTGTAACTAGAAGCACCAGCACAGAGGAGGGTAGAGTGGCGCTGCTGTCCACGGACCCACTGAAGACCATCAACAGACTCTGGGAGAGCCgaggcaagaagaagaagaagccgcagGGGGGGGAGTTCCAGCTGCCGAGGCCATCGAACTTCACAATGGGAGGTGTAGGTGTGTGGAAGGATGGAGATACAGAGGGAGACTCTGTTGTCAAAATAAAGGTGGAAAAGGGAGAGCTGCCAAAGCTGATTGAAGGGGGAAACGAAAACTCTGCAGGTCTAGCACAtaattctcctcctcctcctccaccagaacACTCAAACGACAATTTTGACTCTCCTCCAAGTGAGGAGAAAACGGCCCCAGTTCGTCCTTTACCATCTCAGCTGTGCGTGGGTCTTCAAACTGATTCGCAGAGAGAGGCTGGACCTTTGGGGGAGGGTTCTGTAGACGTGAAAAGTGAAGGCCTGTCAGAACTGGCCCTTCCCTGCTTCCTCAATCTCCGCAGGGAAAGTGTAATGGGAGCCTGGGAGGAAGGCGACATACTGGCCAGCCTCACCCCTGCGGCCGTCGCTGCGGCCACGGCTAGTGATGCTCCTGCAGGAGATGCTGGTGAGCTGTGTCAAAACTCAGAAATCTCTACTGCCCAGCCTTCTGATTCCTCACTGGTTTTTCCAGTAATCCCTGACCCCTTGCAGCAGCTTTTCCCAACTGCGGGCCCTGATTTCAGTGACCCACCCGCCCTCCAGCCCACCCAGAACCCCTTAGCGGGGTTCCCGGTTAGCAGCAGATCCCGTCGGAAAAAGTCCCTCATCCAGCCCCCCGAGGACGGGAAAAGCTTCTGTCGCGTGTCCCCTGAAGCGCCTGGACACGAAGCGTCGCCGGAAGATTCTTCAAAAGGTCCGTGTTGGACTGGAGCGTCTGAAGACAACGTGCAGCAGGTGAAAGGGGAGAGGAAGTACGCCTGCAAAATCTGCTGTAAGACCTTTGTGAAATTCAGACAGTGTAAGGAACACATCCATAGTCACACGAGTAAAACGCTGTCCAAAGTGTGA